The genomic region CTGGCCAAGTACGGTGTGCCGCTCGACGTGACGGCGCTGGACCGGATCGATCCGCCGCCGGTGCAGCAGAGCCCGGCGCCGCGGGTCGCGGCCGAGCCGCAGGCGGAGGCCGAGCCGCCGGCGGTGTCGGCGGCCGCGGTCGTGCCGATCCTGGGCAAGCTGGCTGCCAGTCGCTGGCGGGACACCCAGGGACCGGCCGAGTCGGCCGAGCAGCAGCCGGTCAAGGTGGGCCGACCGGTCACCGCAGTGCGGGACATCCGGGCCACCATGCCGAGCGAGCAGGCTCAGCCGGTCCACCAGTCGCAGCCGGCGGAGCCCTCGGAGCCGGCGCGACAGTCCGCCTGGTTCGCGCCGCGCGCGCAGTCGGAGGCTCCGGCAGCCGCGGCTCCAGCCCCGGCTCCCGCTGCAGTCCAGCCCCCCGCGCCGGCTCGCGTCCCCGCGCCGGTCGCTGAGCCGGCTCCCGACCAGGCCGATCCGACCGATCAGCAGGGGCGTCAGCAGCCGAGTGGCGCTCAGCTGGTGGCGCTCTACGAGCAGGGGCGGCTCCCGATCCCGGAGCCCACGGCTCCCACCGACCCCGAGCCTGCTCCCGAAGCTGCCGCCACCCCGGCACCCGCTCCCGCCGCTGTCCCGGCGCCTTCTCCTGCGCAGCTGCCGCGGCCCCAGTCCGACAACATGTTCGCGCCGCGCACCCAGCCCGCCCCCGAGGCAGTGGTGGAGCCGCCGGTGAGCGGAACCGAGCTGACCGTGGATCTGGGCGTCGAGGCGTTGACGGCCTATCAGGACACCTTCGGCCATGACCCCGACGAGGAGCGGCTGGCCCACTACCTCTTCACCCAGTACGGCGTTGAGTCCGCGCGCCGCCCGGGTACCCCGCCCAGCCGCAGTGAGATGGCCCGGATCTGGCCGTACCTGCTGGACCGCTACGCGACCCTCGGTCGCGACTAGCAACCGGCGAAGCATACAAACCGACAACCGTATAGGCCGCTGGTCCGGCTGCTGGGCGCCCATTGACGCCCGCCGAAGGCCAGGACTACCTTCGCATCAACAATATGTTGAATGAGCGTGGAGGAGTCCGGATGTCGCAGGTAGAGGTGGATGGCGCTGCCGCCGCAGGTGCAGAGAGCCTGACCTTCTCCCCGTCCGCCCGCGCCGTGGTGGACGCCCTGCTCGGCCCGGTCGACGCCGACCTGGCCGCCCGCTACCCGGGTGACTCCGGTAGCCGGCAGCCGGTCCACACGGTGTACGTGCGCGCCGACGCCTTCGCCGCCGACACGGTGGCCGACTGGGGTCGGCAGGCGCTGCAGGCGCTGGACACCCACGCCGGCACCCCCGCCGAGCTGGCCGAGGCGCTCGGCGTCCCGGCCGACGAGCTGATCGCCGAGGTGCACGCCCGGGTGCGGGCCAAGCTCGAGCGGGAGCCGATCGAGGACCTGCGGATCGACTTCGAGGACGGCTACGGCCCCCGCCCCGACGCGGAGGAGGACGCCGGGGCGGTCCGCGCGGCCCGGCTGGTGGCCGCGGCGGTGGCCGACGGCAGCGCCCCGCCGTACATCGGCATCCGGATCAAGTGCATGGAGGCCGCGGTCCGCGACCGGGGCATCCGGACCCTGGAGCTCTTCCTCGCCACCCTGCTCGAGGGTGGCCGCCCGCTGCCCGCCGGCCTGGTGCTCACGCTGCCCAAGGTGACCTACCCGCAGCAGGTGACCGCGCTGGTCCGGCTGCTGGAGGACTTCGAGCAGCGGGCCGGTCTGCCCCCCAAGCGGATCGGCTTCGAGATCCAGATCGAGACCACCCAGGCGATCCTCGGACCGGACGGCCGGGCGACCGTCGCGCTGATGATCGAGGCCGCCGAGGGCCGGGCCACCGGACTTCACTACGGCACCTTCGACTACAGCGCTTCCTGTGGGGTCAGCGCGGCCTACCAGAGCATGGAGCACCCGGTCGCCGACCACGCAAAGGCCGTGATGCAGGTGGCCGCAGCCGGCACCGGGGTGCGGCTCTCCGACGGTTCGACCAACGTCATCCCGACCGGCTCGACCGAGCAGGTCTTCGCCGCCTGGAACCTGCACCACCGACTGGTCCGCCGCTCGCTGGCCCGCGCCTACTACCAGGGCTGGGACATGCACCCGGCGCACCTGCCCACCCGGTACGCGGCCGTCTACGCGTTCTACCGCGAGGGCCTGGCGGCGGCCGCCGCCCGACTGGCCGCGTACGTGGCCAAGGCCGGCGGAGACGTGATGGACGAGCCGGCCACTGCGAAGGCGCTCAGCGGCTACCTGCTGCGCGGTCTGGACTGCGGGGCGGTCGACCCGGCCGAGGTCACCGAACTCACCGGCCTGGACCGCAAGCAGCTGGAGGTGCTCGCCGGGCGCTGAGTCGCCTCGGCTCCGGGTGGTTAGGGTTGAGCGGACTCGTTCCCCTTCCCTGCCACCCGGAGTGCCGCGCGCCATGACCCAGCCAGCCGCCCGTCCGTACCTGACTCTGCGCGCGGACGGCAGCCACGAGATCGAGGTGAAGCGCTCGCGTTTCATCTGCCATCTCGCCCGGGTCGGTGACGAGGAGGCCGCCCAGGAGTTCATCGCCGGGATCCGCAAGCGGTACTGGGACGCCCGGCACAACTGCACGGCCTTCGTGGTCGGCGCCGAGCACCGGCGGGAGCGGTCCAACGACGACGGCGAGCCGGCCGGGACGGCCGGGGTGCCGATGCTCGAGGTGCTGCGCCGACGGGGCGTCACCGACACCGTCGCGGTGGTGACCCGGTACTTCGGCGGGGTGCTGCTCGGGGCCGGCGGGCTGGTCCGGGCCTACGGCGGCGCGGTCACCGCGGCGCTGGACGAGGTGGGGCTGGTGGAGCGCCGACCGGTGGCGGTGCTGCTGGTGGCGGCCGACCACACCCGGGCCGGACGGTTGGAGAACGAACTGCGCGCGGCCGGGCACGTGGTGCGCGAGCTGCACTACGAGGCGGCCGGCGTGCGGATCGAGGTCGGGGTCCCGGTGGACCGACTGCCCGCCTTCCACGCCTGGCTGGCCGAGGCCACCGGCGGGAGCGCCGGCGCGGAGCAGGTCGGGCTGAGTTTCGTCGAGGCGCCCTGGTCGGACGCACCGTGAGCGGTGCAGTTGACTGGGTGTGGAACCGGAGATCGGACAGCCGACCAAGTCGCATATGCTTTCGGCCAAAGCCCATGGATTCGGCTTCCCGAAGGTCTGACGGTCAGTAGCCTGAGCTGACTGTCGAGTCACAGGAGCAGATCCCGAGATGGCCGTGATCCGAAGCATCACCATCGCGCCCGGCGCGAACACCGGCTGGCACTACCATCCAGCCCTGGTCCAGGCGGTGCTGCTCTCGGGGACGCTGACACGGGTGCTGGAGGACGGCACGGTGGAGATCACCCGGCCGGGGCAGTTCCTGATCGAGTTGCCGGAGCAGGTGCACATCGGCTTCAACTACGGCAGTGAGCCGGTGGTGATCCTGGCGAACTACCAGGTGGCGGACGGTTGCCCGCTCTCGGTGCCGGCCTCGGAACCGGAGCTGGGCGCGGCGGCCCTTATACACCATCGGTCGGTAGCGGCGGTGGATGTCGGCTGACCAACACACGAATGAATTAATACGGCCCGGAGCTGGAACTTCAGCTCCGGGCCGCGGCGTTCTCCCCAGCAAGGAACCAGGTCAGCACCGGCTGACCGAGGCCGACATTCACCCCATCGATGGAGGACCGTCAGACCCCACCAGCGCACCACGGAGGCACCACCCATGAGCACTGACCGTGCCGCGCCGCCCGCGGCCGCCGAATCAGCCCCTCTCCTGCCCCGCCCCGGGCCACCCCCGTCGGGCCATACGACGCCCTACCGGATGACGGTGACCACCCGTCAGTCCCATACCGACGCGGTCGCGCTGGCCGACCAGTGCCTGGCCGCCTGGCTGAAGCACGAGGGCTACGCCGAGCCGCCGCCGCCCGAGCAGGCCCCCTGGCCCGCCGCGTCGAGCGCGCCCGCCGGCCCCGAGCCCCCAGCGCCACCCGAGCCCGACACGCCGCCCCAACCGCCGCTCGCCACCCGGTACCGCCTGGCCGACCGGGTGCTGCTGGACCGCGACACCGGCCCGCTGCCGGCCAGAGCCTCCGGAGCGCCACCCGGCCGCTACACCCGCCGGCGGGTCCGCACCCCCGCGCCGAACGGCACCCACCGCCTCACCCTGACCATCGCCACCGAGCAGGGCGGCCCCAGCTGGATCCGGCTGGAGGCCGAGCACCAGCAGGCCGCGCCCGGTGTCCGCACCCCGGGCCGGGTGCCGGTGCCCGAACTCGTGCACGGCCTGCTGCCGTTGATCGACGCGCTGGACGGCGCGGCCGAGGTCCGTCCACTGCCCCGGATCATCACCGCCGCCGAGGTCGACAGCGTGATCGACGAGCTCTGCGACCCGGCGCGCCGACTGCCGACCGTGGTCGCCAGCGTCCCCGCCGACCTCGATCCGCTCAGCTGGACGGCCCGGCTGCTGCACCCGCTGCTGCGCGATGTCGCCGGGCTCGCCGTCGGATACGTCCTCGACCCCACCGCCCGGGTCGCCTTCAACACCGCCCTCGAGTACCACACCGTCTACGGCGGAGCGGTCCGCACCTACCTGCCCGAGGTGGACCCGGCCTCCCGCCGGGACGCGCTGCGCCACCTGGTGCTGCCCCGGCACCGGATCGAGGGGGAGCCGCGCCGGGCCGCCGCGTTGCTGGCCCGGGAGCCGCGCCGGCTGGCCGATCTGGCCCCGCTGCCCGAAGCCCTGGCCCGGGTACCAGTGCTGCGAGTGCGGCCGCCGGAGCAGCGCTCCGCCCCCGGACCAGCGGCGCTGCCGGCGCCACCCCGAGTGGCCGAGCTCACCGAGCTGGTCGGGGAGCTGACGGAGTCCCAGCAGGTCGGCGCCGACGAGTTGCAGCGGGTCCGCCGCAGCCTGCACCGCTCCTGGCGTCGCGAGCTCCATCTGCGGGCCGAGAACGAGGTGCAGAGCACGGCGCTGCGCCGGGTCAGCGCCCAGCTGCGGATGCTCAACAGTCGGCTCTGTCCGACGGGCGGCGATCCGCTGCTGGCGTCGCGCGGCCCGGCCAGCTTCACCGAACTGCTGGGCCGGATCGAGGAGTTCCCGCTGCTCAGCTTCACCGGGGACGAGAAGGACACCCTCGCGCTGGACTCCCACACGGTCGGTGGCAACTGGGTCAGGCTCACCTGGGACGGCCTGACGGCCCTTCAGGAGTACGCCGCCGTCGCCGTTCACGGGGCCGCCGGCGGGGATTTCAAGCAGTGGTGCGAGCACGCGCCGCCTGGCGGCAGCCACTTCCCGCCGCGCAAGGCGGTGCGGGGCGAGTCACGAACGGTCTGCAGCCACAGCAAGATGCGTCGCGAGCGGATGTTCGCGGTGCCGCCCTCGGTGGACCCGAGCGGCCGCGCCTTCATGGGAGCCCATCTGCGGATCGGCGGCGGCCGCACGGCTCCCCGGCTGCACTACCTGGACGACTGCTCGGGCAGCGGCCGGATCTACGTCGGCTACATCGGCATACATCTCACCAACACCATGACCAACTGAGGGGAGAACGGTGGAGAATGCTCGCAGGGGGTATGCCACCTCCAGTCTTCGGCCGAGGCGCCCGTAGCCGGGCGTGCCTGGCCGGCGCAGCCCGGCCACCCAAGAAGCGCCGGACGAGCACGGGGGAACCGACCGCCGATGCAGGATTCGCCCAAGCGTCAGTCGGCCCTGGACGCGGCCCTCAACCTTCGTACCGGGTTCCTGGCCTCGGTCTTCGGGGGCACCACCGACGGGCCGGGGCAGCTGGGGCCCGAGGAGTTCGGGCCGGCTGGCGGATCCGGCGGCGGGTCCGGCGGCGGATCGGGTGGTGGCGGCGCTGGTGCGTCGGGCGGCTTCAGTGCGCTTGACCTCGGGTCCGAGCCGGCGCCCGACGGTGGGGCTCCGGGTTCCGCCGGTGCGTCAGGTTCCTTCGGTGCGTCAGGTTCGGTCGCTGCCGAGGAGCTCGATCCGGCCGTGGCAGCCCACGGCCGGGCCGCCGAGCTGACGCACCATCGGACCGCCACCGTGCGGGCCGAGCAGCAGCGCCTGGCCGAGCTGCTGGCCCGGCTCGCGCTGCCGGTCAGTGCGATGGACTTCGAGAGCCAGCGCCGCAGTTACGAGCCTCGGCCCTATCTCGCCGGTCCGTCGGTGGAGCAGGCCGAGCGCGAGCCGCAGTGGGCGGACTTCGCACCGGTCCAGCCGGCCGCCCCTGCCGCCCCTGCCGTCCCCGGCGTCCCCGCCGTCCCCGAGCAGGCGGGGGGTCCGGACGGTGCCGCAGTGAGCGGCGCGGTGGAGAGCAGCGCCGTCCTCGGCGCCAGGCGACTGCTGGACTCGGGCTACCAGCGGGAGCTGGCCCAGGCCCGGCTGGCCCACCAGCGCGCGCTGCGCCAGTGGCGGACCGATCGGGTGGCCGCCGCCGACCCGGCCGAGGCGGCTGCCCGGCTGGCGCACGAGCAGACGGAGCAGGCCCGCGCCCGCGCCGTCCAGGAGTACAACGACAGCCTGGAGGAGTGCCGGCGCGCCTACCGGGAGGCCGAGCCGGCCGCCGTCGAGTCGCTGTTGGAGCGGGCACTGGCCGCGGCCGAGGCGGTCACCCCCGAGCTGCCCGCCCCCTGTCGAGCGGTGTTCCGCCCGTTGACCCGCACGGTGGTGCTCGATCTCGACCTGCCCCCGCTCGGCCTGGTCCCCTCCCTGGACGGCTACCGGCTCACCCCCGACGGCGAGATCAGCCCGGTGCCCAGGGCGCCCGCCGACCGGGCTGCCGACTACCTGCGCCTGGTCTCCCGGCTGGCCCTGCGGGCGCTGCAGGCGGCCGACGCGGTGGACACCGATGACATCCTGACCGGCGTGGTGCTCAACGGCTGGCTGCGCGAGCCGGATGTGACCTGCCTGCTCTCGGTCGACGCGGACCGCGACGCGCTGGCCCGCACCCGGCTGGTCACCGAGCCCGAGCCGGTCGACGAAGCGGGCGAGCCGGGCGTCTACGCGGCCGCCGAGCAGGACGAGGCGCTGGTGCGGCTGCGTGACCTGGGCGCCTCGGTGAGCCCCGACCCGTACGGCCGGGTCGCGGTGCGCCCGTACGCCACGGCCGGTGCGGCCGTCCCGGCGGTGGCCGACCTCTCCCCGGGCGAGTTCGCGGTGCTGGTCCGGGAGGTCCTCACCCGGGGTGGCCTGTCCGACTGGAGCGTGCGGTTGCGCGGCCAGGCCGGTCTGGTCGCCACCGGCAGCGGCGCCCCCGACAGTGCGCTGCCCGGGCGCTGGGTGGTCTGCGCCTCCCGTCGCCCCGGTGCGGTCGGTGCCGCCGAGGTGCGCACTCTCGCGGAGGCCGTCCAGGAGGAGTCGGCCGGGCACGGCCTGTGGCTGAGCACCGGCGGCTTCACCGAGGAGGCGCTGGACCTGGCCGACACCGCCGAGTACCGCCAGATCCACCTTGCCGACGGCGACGGATTCCGCGCCATGGCCGAGACCCACCTCGGCCTCCCGCTCACCGTCACCGCCCGATAGCGCTGCTGACCAGGTCACTCGGACGACCGCCTTCAGAGGGCGGTGGCCGGGGTGGCGCAGCAGGCTGGGCGGGACAGGGAGAAGACCTGGCTGGGTGGGAGGAACCGGATGACCGCGATTCTCGTCGCCGCCGGAGCCTTCCTGATGACCCTGATCGGTGGCTTCGTCGCCCA from Kitasatospora azatica KCTC 9699 harbors:
- a CDS encoding DUF6986 family protein, encoding MSQVEVDGAAAAGAESLTFSPSARAVVDALLGPVDADLAARYPGDSGSRQPVHTVYVRADAFAADTVADWGRQALQALDTHAGTPAELAEALGVPADELIAEVHARVRAKLEREPIEDLRIDFEDGYGPRPDAEEDAGAVRAARLVAAAVADGSAPPYIGIRIKCMEAAVRDRGIRTLELFLATLLEGGRPLPAGLVLTLPKVTYPQQVTALVRLLEDFEQRAGLPPKRIGFEIQIETTQAILGPDGRATVALMIEAAEGRATGLHYGTFDYSASCGVSAAYQSMEHPVADHAKAVMQVAAAGTGVRLSDGSTNVIPTGSTEQVFAAWNLHHRLVRRSLARAYYQGWDMHPAHLPTRYAAVYAFYREGLAAAAARLAAYVAKAGGDVMDEPATAKALSGYLLRGLDCGAVDPAEVTELTGLDRKQLEVLAGR
- a CDS encoding restriction endonuclease; its protein translation is MQDSPKRQSALDAALNLRTGFLASVFGGTTDGPGQLGPEEFGPAGGSGGGSGGGSGGGGAGASGGFSALDLGSEPAPDGGAPGSAGASGSFGASGSVAAEELDPAVAAHGRAAELTHHRTATVRAEQQRLAELLARLALPVSAMDFESQRRSYEPRPYLAGPSVEQAEREPQWADFAPVQPAAPAAPAVPGVPAVPEQAGGPDGAAVSGAVESSAVLGARRLLDSGYQRELAQARLAHQRALRQWRTDRVAAADPAEAAARLAHEQTEQARARAVQEYNDSLEECRRAYREAEPAAVESLLERALAAAEAVTPELPAPCRAVFRPLTRTVVLDLDLPPLGLVPSLDGYRLTPDGEISPVPRAPADRAADYLRLVSRLALRALQAADAVDTDDILTGVVLNGWLREPDVTCLLSVDADRDALARTRLVTEPEPVDEAGEPGVYAAAEQDEALVRLRDLGASVSPDPYGRVAVRPYATAGAAVPAVADLSPGEFAVLVREVLTRGGLSDWSVRLRGQAGLVATGSGAPDSALPGRWVVCASRRPGAVGAAEVRTLAEAVQEESAGHGLWLSTGGFTEEALDLADTAEYRQIHLADGDGFRAMAETHLGLPLTVTAR
- a CDS encoding cupin domain-containing protein, which produces MAVIRSITIAPGANTGWHYHPALVQAVLLSGTLTRVLEDGTVEITRPGQFLIELPEQVHIGFNYGSEPVVILANYQVADGCPLSVPASEPELGAAALIHHRSVAAVDVG
- a CDS encoding DUF2637 domain-containing protein, yielding MARPSLTRAHRVLLGLVAVGACLISGIGFAGSYSAVRELAVHKGFGVFSYAFPVGVDAGIVVLLALDLVLTWLRIPFPLLRQAAWLLTVATIAFNAAASWGDALGMGMHAVIPVLFVVIVEASRHAVGRIAAITADRHMESVRLMRWLLSPVPTFRLWRRMKLWELRSYDEVVRLEQNRLVYRAQLRFRYGRGWRRSAPIQALLPLKLAKYGVPLDVTALDRIDPPPVQQSPAPRVAAEPQAEAEPPAVSAAAVVPILGKLAASRWRDTQGPAESAEQQPVKVGRPVTAVRDIRATMPSEQAQPVHQSQPAEPSEPARQSAWFAPRAQSEAPAAAAPAPAPAAVQPPAPARVPAPVAEPAPDQADPTDQQGRQQPSGAQLVALYEQGRLPIPEPTAPTDPEPAPEAAATPAPAPAAVPAPSPAQLPRPQSDNMFAPRTQPAPEAVVEPPVSGTELTVDLGVEALTAYQDTFGHDPDEERLAHYLFTQYGVESARRPGTPPSRSEMARIWPYLLDRYATLGRD
- a CDS encoding YigZ family protein; this translates as MTQPAARPYLTLRADGSHEIEVKRSRFICHLARVGDEEAAQEFIAGIRKRYWDARHNCTAFVVGAEHRRERSNDDGEPAGTAGVPMLEVLRRRGVTDTVAVVTRYFGGVLLGAGGLVRAYGGAVTAALDEVGLVERRPVAVLLVAADHTRAGRLENELRAAGHVVRELHYEAAGVRIEVGVPVDRLPAFHAWLAEATGGSAGAEQVGLSFVEAPWSDAP